From the genome of Streptomyces sp. NBC_01116, one region includes:
- a CDS encoding lanthionine synthetase C family protein — MPSPASRPADPAPARRLPGPVHREAAARTVAEIADRLADPERVARVAGAPDNLMRYPGDPQPVWDPLGLSDGHPGVALLHAELAAEDPEARERAHAHLSAGLSAGIRLTPQSLFGGMVALAYAGHTAAVGSGGYTTMLTGLDRHIVDQARTRARADLERAAAGEPAGAWSRYDVLGGTAGIGRYLLARHRAAEGRAEREAAGTALIEVLASLVAVATAEDLTRHGSRLPSWWITEGLDHGLAEHVNLGLAHGVPGPLALLSLAWRAGVRVDRQDEAIERIMELLTRLRTTDGAGPRWPHLMTRERIESGAAPERGRDSWCYGVLGAARAVHLAGTALDRPEWHADARAALLGALTVTDDGLIRDSALCHGWAGHLQIVLRTAHETADPELHATADGLAARVLDGFDPEAPFGYRYSHALAARELDRPGFLEGAAGIALALRTYATGKVPTTSWDGALLLN; from the coding sequence GTGCCGTCACCCGCGTCGAGACCCGCTGACCCGGCACCCGCCCGGCGGCTGCCCGGGCCCGTCCACCGAGAGGCCGCGGCCCGGACCGTCGCGGAGATCGCCGACCGGCTGGCCGACCCGGAGCGCGTGGCCCGCGTCGCGGGCGCGCCGGACAACCTGATGCGCTACCCGGGCGACCCCCAACCGGTGTGGGACCCCCTGGGGCTCTCCGACGGACATCCCGGAGTCGCCCTGCTCCACGCCGAGTTGGCCGCCGAGGACCCCGAAGCGCGCGAGCGGGCCCACGCCCATCTCTCCGCCGGGCTCTCCGCCGGGATCCGGCTGACCCCCCAGTCGTTGTTCGGCGGCATGGTGGCCCTCGCGTACGCCGGACACACGGCGGCCGTCGGCTCCGGCGGCTACACCACGATGCTCACCGGACTGGACCGGCACATCGTCGATCAGGCCCGCACCCGCGCCCGGGCCGACCTGGAGCGGGCCGCCGCCGGGGAGCCGGCCGGAGCGTGGAGCCGCTACGACGTCCTCGGCGGCACCGCCGGGATCGGCCGCTATCTGCTGGCCCGTCACCGGGCGGCGGAGGGGCGGGCGGAGCGCGAGGCGGCGGGCACGGCCCTGATCGAGGTGCTCGCCTCCCTCGTGGCCGTCGCCACGGCCGAGGACCTCACGCGGCACGGTTCCCGACTGCCCTCCTGGTGGATCACCGAAGGCCTTGACCACGGGCTCGCCGAACACGTCAACCTCGGCCTCGCCCACGGTGTCCCGGGCCCGCTCGCCCTGCTCTCCCTGGCCTGGCGGGCGGGGGTGCGGGTGGACCGGCAGGACGAGGCCATCGAGCGGATCATGGAGCTGCTGACCCGCCTGCGGACCACCGACGGTGCGGGCCCGCGCTGGCCGCACCTGATGACCCGCGAGCGCATCGAGAGCGGAGCGGCGCCGGAGCGCGGACGGGACTCCTGGTGCTACGGCGTTCTCGGCGCGGCCCGCGCCGTCCATCTCGCCGGCACCGCGCTGGACCGGCCGGAGTGGCACGCCGACGCGCGCGCGGCACTCCTCGGCGCCCTGACCGTGACCGACGACGGCCTGATCCGCGACTCCGCGCTCTGCCACGGCTGGGCCGGACACCTCCAGATCGTGCTGCGCACCGCCCACGAAACCGCCGACCCGGAGCTCCACGCCACCGCCGACGGGCTGGCGGCGCGGGTCCTGGACGGGTTCGACCCCGAGGCCCCGTTCGGCTACCGCTACTCCCACGCGCTCGCGGCGCGCGAACTCGACCGCCCCGGCTTCCTGGAGGGGGCCGCGGGCATCGCCCTCGCCCTGCGCACGTACGCCACCGGCAAGGTGCCGACCACGTCCTGGGACGGCGCCCTGCTGCTGAACTGA
- a CDS encoding JmjC domain-containing protein, which translates to MTLTVEKSFDWDTFADRFWDRAPVLYKGLDTAPFDEREVFRAAVSGSRPSHPLAVPGNLQFLVRRRQQTRPHDYLPEARDGSLDGYERRMADRLEGRRYALVVHRFHSFSHPLWDRAQRFYAGLWERVGQPTHTAGSTMFHGSYEHSPVGVHQDRFATFMFCVRGTKRMRFWAERPWSDPVHTVLDYQPYLTSSFVAEVEPGDLLYWPARYYHVGESASDAPATSVNVGIPRREHRPYYEIKDLFRGTRPQSSTPLFTPDTGPGGRLAGELPRALADAVDAFAEHLAEDRFTERATALALRVRTAGGFWPTAPPAAPRPLDDDTPVRGCAPLLPAPGEGPSGWAANGHVTSGAIGADALAVLRRLDAGEAVRVGELPEARRAEVRRLLQELESFRAVTRVETR; encoded by the coding sequence GACACCGCGCCGTTCGACGAGCGCGAGGTGTTTCGGGCCGCGGTGTCCGGCAGCCGGCCGTCCCATCCGCTCGCCGTGCCGGGCAACCTCCAGTTCCTCGTGCGGCGGCGGCAGCAGACCCGGCCCCACGACTATCTGCCCGAGGCGCGCGACGGCTCGCTCGACGGCTACGAGCGGCGCATGGCCGACCGGCTGGAGGGCCGGCGCTACGCCCTGGTCGTCCACCGCTTCCACTCCTTCTCCCACCCGCTGTGGGACCGCGCGCAGCGGTTCTACGCCGGGCTGTGGGAGCGGGTCGGCCAGCCCACGCACACCGCCGGTTCCACGATGTTCCACGGCTCCTACGAGCACAGCCCGGTCGGCGTGCACCAGGACCGCTTCGCCACCTTCATGTTCTGCGTACGCGGCACCAAACGGATGCGGTTCTGGGCGGAGCGGCCGTGGTCGGACCCGGTGCACACGGTGCTGGACTACCAGCCCTACCTGACGTCCTCGTTCGTCGCCGAGGTCGAACCGGGGGACCTGCTCTACTGGCCCGCCCGCTACTACCACGTGGGGGAGAGCGCCTCCGACGCCCCGGCGACCAGTGTCAACGTGGGCATTCCGCGCCGCGAGCACCGGCCCTACTACGAGATCAAGGATTTGTTCCGGGGCACCCGGCCTCAGAGCTCCACCCCGCTGTTCACCCCGGACACCGGCCCGGGCGGCCGACTGGCCGGGGAGCTGCCGAGGGCCCTGGCCGACGCCGTGGACGCCTTCGCGGAACACCTGGCCGAGGACCGCTTCACCGAGCGGGCCACCGCGCTCGCGCTGCGCGTGCGGACCGCGGGCGGCTTCTGGCCGACCGCGCCGCCCGCCGCGCCCCGCCCCCTGGACGACGACACCCCCGTACGCGGCTGTGCCCCGCTGCTGCCCGCCCCGGGCGAAGGCCCGTCCGGCTGGGCCGCCAACGGCCATGTCACCTCCGGCGCGATCGGGGCGGATGCCCTCGCGGTGCTGCGCCGGCTGGACGCCGGCGAGGCGGTGCGGGTCGGGGAACTGCCCGAGGCCCGGCGTGCGGAGGTCCGCCGCCTGCTGCAGGAACTGGAGAGCTTCCGTGCCGTCACCCGCGTCGAGACCCGCTGA